From the Telopea speciosissima isolate NSW1024214 ecotype Mountain lineage chromosome 9, Tspe_v1, whole genome shotgun sequence genome, the window CCATAGGTTGGGCCAATCACCTTtacaaccattttttttttttagaggctTCGCTGAGTTTAAGGTCTCACCACAAAGTTGCCTTTGTCTTTGGGTCCTTATAATGTTTGTTCCATGGAAATGAGAGCAAGCAATTTCGTTGGAAGTAAGGTATAAGCTACCCAcaaattttctaccaaaaaaataagacCCGGAGAATAGATTTAGATAATTGGTCAGTActctttttaattattattattattttaatgaagGATTGTTGGTCAATACGCAATggcaaagaaatttttttttttttaaagttcatTTGTTATTAAGGTAAAGTTTAGAACACCACGGGTATACCATAAGCTAGTGGCTGCTATGTCTGTCTCCTTCTtcctaataataaaatgactcTTCTCCTCATCTTTTATGATGCCCCTTCTCGTGCCTCCATTGGTTTCACTCGCTAAATTATCATGTGCAGGGCGTTGTACCTATCcctcttctttattattattattaaatttttttggttagaCATTCAAAGAAGTTTCCTTAATCTATAATAACACTAGAGATATGTTAATTAAGTAAAAAATGAAGTTGAAGAAGTTTTCGGACAAATCTTTAAGTTGGATACAATAAaagccaaaaggtcaaaattaTTGAGTTTGGTGAACTTTATCTAGACTAGTTGAAGGTTGAGTTCTAGATAGGTTAATGGAGAAGATATAAAATTTAATGGTATTGCTATATTAGGTCTATATAAGTTGGCAAGTATTTTCCTTAGTAATTGGGGAAACCAAAGGGTTACTTGGGGgaaattaaattattattaattttccattttttctttccttgccTTCTAATTTTATTAAGTTACTTGTCAATACTCAATACCCGTCCAGGTTTAAAATTCTGAAACCAGAAGCTTGAAATTTCTAACTTCTGTATTTTGAAGCTTTTTACAAGGGTCCAGTTAAGGGACATTACTCATTAGTGCCATTGAATTCCCGTAATCATTATTACATATCAGGGAGAGGATTCTTTGCCTTACAGCATGTCCCTTACGCCAATGTTGGGGGAGAATCAAAGTGTGCGCGCCTCCCTTTGTGTCTTGGTGTAGGCACCATGCCCCCAGGCAAGGTTCTTTTTCCCTAGATGGTATTACACAAGGAGGTTATTGTATATTTGTGTTGTAAAACAAATATATTTTGAGACCCAAGGCTTCATTATGGGCTATGCAACTAGCCTCCATTTGAACTTTGTTGCATATGACTTACACAGGaggtaccaaaaaaaaaagtgttgggGGTGGAGGGGGGAATGGAATTCAGAATGACCAATCATTTCTCCACATAACaaaaaaatgattgaaaaaAATGGGGACCATCCCATTAGAGTTAATGACAAAACTTTTGTTTGTTAATGTTTTTTGGGGAATTCAGAATCATTGTGTGGGTGATTTGTAGACTCccatttgtttgtttgttaatgtttttttttttttttttttaataaaagaagtGAAAATTAATCAATTTATAATCTGAAGGCAATTTAAAAGCTCAATTTGGGTTGCATCATggaactttttttattttttatttgggttttttatatttatcatcccaaaatctttcatatttactattacccccctaaaaactttgaaacaactatTACCCTCCCCTATTGCATATTAATAACTAACTGACCCCACCATTACAGAACTGTAATGGAGgaggttagtcgtgacagtgtgctattgtcacgaattttttagaaccaaaatacccttttggagtggtaattgtaaaaaactcccaccccatcagtgtcccttctcctcctcctccttcttctccttcttcttctccttcttcttcctgctcAAGAAATAATCTGGCCCTCCTCTCTTGCTCTGATCTTGAAGTCCTTCAACTCCCTTCAACTCCGCTCAGATGGTTTGATCGGTCAAGGACCGAAACTCCAAGCCCTATCAAATGCAAGTGATAAAAGCAATGATATATTCCATCAACAACAACTATTTTATTCTGCAACTAATTCCAACGGCGAGATAAATCTAGAACCTGGTTTTGATGTGGCTCTTTCAACAGGCAAGCTTACGGCAAGGATGACTCTTGGGTTGTAATCGCTCAAGGAAAAGACACATGTAATCGCTCAAGGAAAAGACACACATACCCCAAATAttagagagaacgagagaggaaagagagaaattgatTGGGTTCCAGCTTCTACTTCAAACCAGCAAGTATGGGAACTATAGAGATTAGGGAAGAGAAACTGTAtgcaaccaaatttttattccaaaatccaactctcAATCGTTGGGAACAGCCAAGTATATAAAGGGAAAACAACTCCTAATCCTAATCCTATTTTGAAACTGGATCTCATTGGGATCTCATGAATTCAGGTTTATTAGTGACTGGATTTTATTGCTGGGGTTGGGAATTCTTGACTGCTAACCTTCTTTTCTATTCCGCtacctcttcctcctcttaaaCATCTTTCgcctttcaattttagaagaatcTTGCTTGTAAGAGCTTTAGCTCttatattttttagggttttcagttatttcaaattcaaatttgggAATAAGAGAAGATGGCTCAGAGATGCTTGCCGGCCCCATTCTTGACAAAGACATATCAGTTGGTGGAGGATTCAAGCACCGACAATGTCATCTCATGGAACGATACTGGTACTACCTTCGTTGTCTGGAAACCTGCGGATTTCGCCAAGGATTTGCTCCAAAGTATTTCAAGCACAACAATTTGAAAtggttggagaagaaggagCTTCTTCCATCGGATTAAATGGGTCTTCCATCAAATTAAACCCAGACAATCaaagagttagggtttatatGTTGGGTTCAACTGGGCTATGGGGATAAAAACACCAAATTTAAGCAGGAAGGTGGTGATGGCATGGGCGGTTGGgattgcagaagaagaagaagaagaagaagaagaagggatggtgatggggtgggagttttttacaattaccaccccaaaaagggtattttggtcttaaaaaatccgtgacaacggcacactgtcacgactaacccctttcgttacgggtctgtaacggtgggggtcagttagttattagtatgcaatagGGGAGGGTAATAGctatttcaaagtttttgggaataataataaatttgaaagattttggggtggtaattataaaaaagccctttttatttttatgagaaTTGCATCAAGGAACCTTGCTTATTAGTGGTAAAGTAGCATCAACATAGCATTACCCTCTCTTCAATTATatggtttttgtttgattggcATCTACCCTTGTATGCTCTAGAAaccttttaatatttaaaaaaaaaaggttatggGAAAGAGATCGCTGCCTGGGCGTTTAGAGTATGTTTGTGCATTGGTGAATAGTAATGCACACATAAGTATCACCCTGGATAAGATTTTCGTTTTTCCATGGGGATAACACGATCATTTCACATATTTCTGTATCTAGGGCTTTCTAAGCATAGGAGCCACACaatcaggtagcattctttcccTCTACCTTTTAATAATATAAGATTTGAGAGTTAGTATTGTCCTCACGATCTTCAATTTCTTGCCATAGGACCTATAGGAAGAAAACTTTGCAAACCATGACAGCAacattgccttttttttttttttttgtgttttttggtaataacattgtctttttttattaaacttAAATAGAGTATTTGATCAAATGTCAAAAGAATATGACAATAAACTATAGGTATCCAATTcgaatttttattcaattttatatAATGGGTAAAGCCTTTTAGAACAACAAATGACTCACCTTGATAAACTTATCAAGACGATTCAACGATCCAAATTTTGCGAATAAATAGACCACAAGTTTCTCTGTCCACATAAAATTTCTACCCAGACAAAGTTTgccacagaaaagaaaagaaaaaaacgatTTATTACAAGTGCCCCAGCTTGAGAACCTTCTTCCAAGATGTCCTACTACTAATATCATCCCACCATGCATTCACATGTTTCCTGTTCCTTATCATATATCCCTTTCCAATATCATTCACCAAGTAATGTGTGAAAGGGAGGTGTGACAGATCAGCAAGGCTAAAGAAGTCCCCACCCAAGTACTTGTTCTTTGAGAGCCTCTCCTCGTATATATCCAATActttctcaagcttttcttcACTCTCTTTAACAACCTTATCATCAACAGGTGCACCTAATTTAGGATGGAATAGAAGTTGAACTATGAGATTATAAATGGGTGGATGGTAGTTTTGTCCTTCAATCTCAAGCCATTGTTCTACAACACCTCTCTCCTCCAGAGTTTTTCCCAACAAATCGGTCCCTTGCGACTTATACTTCTCGGCGTAGTACCTTAAGATTGCTCGCGACTCTGTTGATCAAATCAAACATGAGACATCAAAAATTATCAAGAAAGATCAATTGGGTCTTTATATCTAAATTTCAtggaatgagtttttttttttgaaattgtgatcttttatatatatatatattttttctataGGGGAAGGGGAAAGGTACCAGCCTGAAGATTCGAATTCGAGATCTCCTGGAGAACATGGGCATGAAacgcaccacagctcaccaactgtgCTAGAATGAGTTTCACTTACCATATAAAGTGTAGTCTCCATCTTGTACCACAGGTACAACTCCAAATGGCTGCAATGGATCAAACACAATTAGACTTAAAATCAATGGATTACTAAGTTGCGATAGTGCTTATGAACATAGAAGAGAGATTAGCAGTGTAAATAAACCTGCAATTTGAGGAACTCAGGACTCTTTTGTTCTCCCTTAAGGATATCTATGGGGATGATTTGGAACTCAACCTCCTTTTCGATGAGGCAAGCAAGGACTCTCCTAGTGCAAGAAGCATAAGGAGCGCCAATCACCTTCACAACCATTTTGTGTTCTTTGAGGCCTCAGTTGAATTTGAGGTCTCATATAGAGACTCATGGCTTTTATAGCATAACTGACCAAGGGCCAAGCCTTGGCCCTTGGTCATGTGGACCACAAGTGACAGGGATATATACTAGaaaaagattccttcactaACTCTCATAACcacaaattatatatatatggatcaCATGTGACAGGGACATTAAATCAGAATAATTCTCTCACCAACTCTGTGGGGTCCTCATAACCACAAAGTTAGGTGGCTTCGGTTTTGGATCCTTATAATAATGTTTGATCCATGAAAATGAGAGTAACGTGAGATGATGAGATGGTGAAACGTGGCAGACATATAGTGGTGTAAGCAATTTCGTGGAAGGTAAGGTGTAAGACCCAGACATTTGCTTTTGAGAGC encodes:
- the LOC122639764 gene encoding glutathione S-transferase F9-like, producing MVVKVIGAPYASCTRRVLACLIEKEVEFQIIPIDILKGEQKSPEFLKLQPFGVVPVVQDGDYTLYESRAILRYYAEKYKSQGTDLLGKTLEERGVVEQWLEIEGQNYHPPIYNLIVQLLFHPKLGAPVDDKVVKESEEKLEKVLDIYEERLSKNKYLGGDFFSLADLSHLPFTHYLVNDIGKGYMIRNRKHVNAWWDDISSRTSWKKVLQL